A segment of the Necator americanus strain Aroian chromosome IV, whole genome shotgun sequence genome:
CTACGCTCCATGCTGCCACTTCGAGCACAACCGCTTACGAACTGAgccatgcttcatgtcattttgaccctactatacgtcCCGgggaaatgaaaacaattttggCGGAGCTTTACGGCGATGACCGGTGAACGAGAAAAGAAACgtataaaaatgagaacaagAACCGACTCCTAACGTTAATACTATACATAGTAAACTTTGAAATAATTAGAATTTGGCGCGCCTCCACCAAGACATTATCGATCAATCCGGAGCGTCACATCGCTAGGAGTGCACGTCCCAGCTCCTGCTGACGACAAATAGAAATTCAATCAGATCCACAAGGTCGAGGAGTGAGGAAGAATAATGCATATGAAATGAATCCATAAAACCAAGCAAAAGTGCTTTACTAGCAAAAATAATCGATGAATCTCTTCTCAAATCGGTCTCTTGTTGTTGaagtaagaaagagaaaactaCCTCAATGAACGCGTGGTAGCACAAATAGTGTCCGAGCTTCCTAGAACGGTCACAACATACTTAaatatgcgaaaaaaagaacgacttCTGATACTAGTTGGCTATGCTACAGCATAAAAACTACAATTTCTAGATGGCGACCACCTTTAGACCTAAACTGATCAATTACCCACGTGTGTGACTCAGATAAGTTAACCACGACCGACAACAATGAAAAGGATACCTCAACGCTTCTGCGCACGAGAACCAGAGCGTCTGACAAACCACCAATCCATCGCAGGGAGCAGATTTTGCTTCGGCGGCTGCGTCGCGACGCGGCTTGTTAGAGCAGAGCAGCCTCGCCGTCTGTCGGTTTCGCAGGGGAAGAAGTCGGTGAGCACTCCTTCGCGAACGTTACGGATATAGGCAGTGGGAAACGACTAGAAATTCGTGAGTAAGAACGGTACTCGCGTAGGCGGCTCAAAGCGGGGCGACGGAGCTAGCGggtgggatcgaggtgggaccgtcgcgaactgtAGCGATGAGAGGTGCTAGCGAAGGTTCCCCCTCGATTCTAACTGATACGATCCATTGCCCCGCTTCGAGTGCCCCCGCTTACGTAACAGTGCGAGTTTCAGATTGTTTTAATCACTATTATGACAACTACCATTGACACGGTTTGAAGTATGTCACAGTTCTTGGGCTCTCTTCATTCCTTTTACCTGCTTCGACCTGGGTATCTATCACTTTTGAGTTAGTAGGCGGCTGAATtggaagaagaacagaaaagtGCTGCAGTCGTTCGCAGCTGCACTAATAGCAGAGCACTGATCTCGTTTATTCTCTGTGCGGAGAAGTAACACACAGGAATAACGAGGCTGTGTGGTTCACGGGGAAAGAGGCGGTCACGGAATGCAGTGTTGGGGCCTTCAATTTTAGTTGGGTTATATGTCTCCGTGAATGATTCTacgatgattttttgaaacaaccgATCCCAACGTGAAGTTTTGCCTGGATCGAGCATACAAAGTGTgttgtcgggtcaaaacgacatgaagcatgatgcagttgcgtaagcgcctgcgctcggagcggtgCCGATTGGAATCGACGTAGGATCGTCGCGAACTGTAACTGAGCAGTGCTAGCGTGGGTCCTTCCTCGATTCTAAATGCTGCGGCTCactccaccgcttcgagcgcaaccgcctaaGCAACCgcagcgtgcttcatgtcgttttgaccttactataagTATACACTGAAAAATCGCAAAACGGGCGTAGATTTGGTGCCGCCTTGCCATCCCTATCGTTTAATCTGAGACTAAATGAATACAGTACTAAACTAGCGTaggttataaaaaaaaacatagtgtATGCTTGTCTATCAGTACCTCGGAATAGCCAATTTTGTGTGCAAATTTGCGGTGACCCCGATAACCTCCTACCCCCTACTTCCCTCGCTCGGAGACATATAGTAGCCAAGCAACTCCGCCAATGCGAACTGCTAATGGTATGGGAATGTTTGATGGAAAAGTACGCTGCGAAGACTGGTAGTCAGAAGAACGATCCAAACAAACGACTGCGTGGTTTCGAATGCACGAATGTTTAACAGGTCTCACATTCATTCCTCTTTCTCCAAGTCACTGTAGaaatgtctctttttttcttattttttttggtatcGTGAAGTTACTAGAAATCTACCGAAACCTCTTCTCTTCCTGCTTTCtatgttttctctttcttttctttcattagtGGATGTGTAGGTGTCcgtatcttttttcctttgtattATCTcgttgggcgggtgtagtgtagcggttagaggttccgcttactgcacaatcgatcggaggttcggatccaccccagtgctcaccaagcctttcatctctccgggatcgataaattggtaccagacttgtctgggaggataaaaacactgacttgacacatcggctagccactgcaagtcatcgtatagaccagatacacgttcgtaaacctcaaacgattctgaattgaagtgaacgtggggggcgcatcccaagcggattgatcaacgccagaagctttatccttttattatcTCGTTTATTTTGTTCCTAGAGTTCCTTATGAGAAGATATTAATTTGAAGGGATTCAATTTATGTCCCATCTTCTATGTAACTGTGTATAGTTGGTCTTCTTCAAAGACGCACTTTGAGACCAGTACGATTTCATAAATATGGCGGCGTAGCGCGGTCGagaagaggttccgctgtggcacAAGGAAGCGACTTACAGGTGCTAGCCGGCGAAGTGGCATCACGATTCGTCCCACTAAAAGCTAATTCTAGGAATGCGAACTAAGGTATCCAATGTAATACGTGGAGCCATATTCTTCTAATTGCGCTCCAAACCGCAGTAATCTAGGTACCTTCTGAGTTAAAAGTATTCGCGACGAACAGTAGGGTagagtagggtcaaaacgacatgatgcacgGGAAGTTGACCAAgcgcctgcgctcgaagcggtgcggtggaatcAAATCAGGAACCATGGCGATCTGCGGAGACGGTcacgcaaatgtccgtgctttatgtcgttttgacccaactatactaTACTACAACTCGACGTTGCGCGCAACCAACTAGCGGTAAGCAGCCCAATGGGCCCTGATTTTTCCAGAGGTCTCGCTTGTTGCATCGCTTAGGAATGTTACACCAATGCAGATTAATGCGGCACCCAATTCTATGCAAAGGCGTGTTTCAAACAGAATAAGAacacattattatttattcaagtgAGCACGTTTAGATGCATCCTCTTCAATATCACATCAACATACACCGGACGATTGACTAGCCAAAGAATATACGGGGAAAagtggtcctgaaacgaagtTCTTTGTGTCCTGTAGAAGTCAAAGGGGACAGTAGTACATACTCTTGGAAAATCATTCTTCATTAAGAGAACTATAGCGGTTTTAtgacttcacttttttggagCGTTGGCTTTTgctaaaaagtaaatattaaaTGTAATAAGTATaacaattatatatatattatatatataactgttatacttattatatatatatatatatatgcataggaatactttttttctttagcgaATGTATAATAgctattttttcaagaaatcctGAGTTTCTTGtgttattttcacatttttatggTATATTGGTTATTTTTATGGTCTgcaaaaactaaataaactcACTATTTTTCATCGTCTTTTTCACCGGAACCAGTTTCCTCCTGTCGATTATCTTCGGAAGTTTCACTCTGAATACATGGGCTTTCCTGATCTTCGCATTAGATCAAATatgtttcttttgttcattgttaaaaaattgatgaattcGGCGAGGCCATTTTGATACCTTACACGCATTTGACTTTGGGCGGGGCATTCTGCGCGGCGCTAGTGCGTAGAAACTCCGCCCACTGCCAAACAAAATTGAATACGCCAAGAATAGAGAACTGTGTACTTCATCTTTAgctcctttctctttcttctttctagtaGTGATTCCGGCCCAGTCGAGgggttttgaaaaatcaattcTTTCCTCCTTTGAAATTGCTGCTAACGAATTCCGTAAATATCTTAATTAGCATTtgtttaataataaattctaCAAAGTAACCACAAAAAATCCGCTCCCTTACACATAGTCCGGCTCATCGGCATATTTTAAACCATTAATATACTCCACGAGTCGTTTGAAATCTTCTGGAACTATGCGATAGCACGACTTATCTTAAATACATATGTGTGAACGGATAGACCAGTGACGCAGAAGAAAGTGCGAATCTATGCGAACTTTATGCATGCAACATACGTtccaatttgaaaaattgttctttcaTTGGaagtatttcatttctttcacatcTTTTCCACGGCAAACCCTTGTCGTCATCGAATAAGTCGAAACACTGAAACGGTTCCTTGCATGTCTTAACATGCAGTTGTAAacttaaatttcttcttcgtgCTTCAACAACGTTCAgtagttttccagaaatatctcAGCATTTTTTCCGTACCATGTAAAGCCAACATTCTAGATCGTCTTTTCGCCCTTGTTCGATTTGTTTATGACATGCTCTGGCAGCGAACCTCAAAGTTCCCAAAAAGTGCACTTTTATTCGTGGTAGTCTAAAATGGGAAATATGGAATTCACTTCGGTAAttgtgcaaagaaaaatcctgcTTGCTCACTTCACAGTTTTTGTCTCTCCTTCTGTAAATTTTCTAGCGATTCCAAAATCTAGCATGTATATGGTCGACTCTCTTGGACCGAGGCCAATTGCATAGTTTTGCGGTTTTATGTCCCTGAAAGAAGACAaggttttagaagaaaaaattcatactTCAGTGTAAACGGCAGTTCTGAGAGCTTTTTCTCTGAGAGTACGAAAAAGTGGAGCGAGAACGAAGTGTTCTATGTTATGTGGTAGGCGATAGCGTTTTTAGATTCGTAGACCGTCTCGCCTGTGCAGGTAGCCGATTCCATGTAAATCACGCAATGCCGTCATTGTTTGTATACAGCATTGCATAGCTGttgattttgaataatttttcataaGATCTTTCTTCCTAATGTCTTCTAGCGACGGTCCAACAAGGCCCATGACAAGAAACTGCAAGAAATCCAATCTTTCAagtgttttgaaatatttttccagaaaaaaattcattttctagaAAGTCTCACCAACCTTGaacttttgtgtttttcccctatcaacaaaatcaacaaaatgtcCTTTTCTATCAGGATCCTGCTGCTCGTGACATTTCATCAAAACAACTACTTCGATCTTCAATCGAAGCAATAATCGATTTCCAAGCACCATTTCAGTCTTCATGGCGGATTCCCATAGAAGAAGGATATTTTCAACAATCCATTACAGTATGCCCACTGATTCCTGTCACTTACTGTTTTATCCGGATTGTTCACCTTGGCAACCCTGTAGACGTCACCAAAACCTCCAGAACCGAGCAGTTTTATCACGCGCCatcttaaagaaaaactctAGCTATTTTACTGagctttctactttttttttcgtgattacTAGGAATGCAATAAGTCTGTCTTCGTATCAAATTTTGTGAgttaagatttttttggaacattttgaataatatttttttgtgatgattGTTTTTAAAGCATCAGCCATCATTTGGCCTGTGTTTTTGACCGAAACTGgctatttctagaattttcaatagattgattttttgttgcttattttgcttttatttcctAATTTTGTTATTGGGTTCCAGTCAGCAGATCTGCCCCCCGTCCAGTGCCTACATTGCACCATCTTGTTACTGTAGTACCACGTAACTTTCACCATATCCCGAGCATACAAATCTCAGTGACCGTCAACGTGTAGCAGAGCAGCCTCTTCTCCCTATGTAATTGTGCATTGTGCTGCGGATATTTGTGGTGCAACCGAAACATGCATTTTGTGTATAGGACCTTGATTGATCTATCGACACTGtttagtagtagtaatagtatCACCTCTAACGAGCCGTTCTTGGAGCTAAGACTCATTTTGTCAGAAGTTAGGTCAAGATTTCTGATCAATGAGACCATTTACGAAAATGAATGTGGTGAACTCTATTCTGCCTTTCTATAAAGCGGATGAAACAGAGATTCAACACTAAGCCAAAAACTGCTGCACTACGTACATCCATTTAGAATGAATGACAAGCGAAAGGAAGCGACAAGCGACTACGAGTAGCACAACACGTATTGGAAGAGCACTGGTAAGTACTTCTCTCAAAAATGACTGATGGACTTAGAATGGATGCTATAGATAGATGAGATGTGTTGAAATGTCCACTatccattttctgtgaaattaggtTTGTGCTATTCTAACAAccctttcttcctcttttttataaaaaataataaagaaaaatttcgtagttttctttctgaacgcgtcagttttaaatttgaagaatattaAAACTTAAAATTCAAATAGTGCTTCGATTCCAATACAATATTGACACAGTGTAGAAAGCATTACTGAGAGtgtgggttttcctcctgatttcccccaacagttattatggaatgatgttttaacgtaaAATGACTTGAACAACATCATCGGAGTGAAAAAGGTGACGTTCCATGTCAGATCATCTATAGTGTTGACTACtacttaagcagccgtttgcattgGTGTTTCTACTTTTGAAGAGAGcgtgctaccaacttgaggcaaacatgcaaggaaatagagaCGCGAAGGAGTCATATGTGTAGTGCCTTTTGTAgaaggtggttcagtggaatacTTTATCAGTAATGAGACCTTTGGTCCgaacaaaaatggaatagTGGCAGACATTAGCACGAATACGCACATTAGTACGGTCAGCTGTCATGCTGCCTCTTATATAGCGCGCCAACAAGAATGCACTGAGGATAGTTGATGCTGCCTCTTACACAATCGTACTACGACATTGTGTCGGCAATGTATTTGTAGCAATGCATTACGAGGATAATGAAATAGGCTATTGCCGAATATCATATAGGGGAAACGCAATACGAGCAGTGGCACCGagtatgaaacggttgcaacgtctgATTcgtcttttgcgacatgcacacgaagatATTGGCCTCAATCCGACGCCTTGGGACCCATCACACCCCATTTTAACGCTTTTCAATGCCGCCGCACCAATACGATGCCGTGGAATCAGTCACACAGCCCCTCCCCCCTATCTCCCCcgttttggaatttcgttttaCACACctacacacaaacacacgtgAAAGACTAAGCTTGTTATTATATAGGATGATGGTATCATGATCGTGCTATATAATagctgtcacgtgtgtgtgtaacgaaattccagaacacGACTAGACGTGTATAAAGGCGTTAGATCGGTGTGCTGGGGCCACTAAGCGGTAAATtagagtgcgacgggtcccacggcgtcggattgttGTGCTGACGCCACAATGCTATaacactttgatttttttttaaaacattcgtttcgtcacgctgaactgctgaACGTTGTCAAGACCTCTCCAACAAACCGTTCTTTCTAGGTTCCTACTACATCTCTGTGTGCCGTTCACTGCGCCACAGAAAACACGCATCAGAGACCGGCCCGTTGTCAGTATCGGAGACTACATCATCTACTGCGGCAGggctgatgaaaagaagataggaGGCCACGCGATAGCTGCGAGGAAAGGCTACAACAATGTGGCGGAGAAATTTGGCTCATCGTCGTCTAGATCgtcgcctttgtacgactgcacAATCGTAGAGAATGTAAACTCAGGACCGTATGTGCCCACTAATCTATTGAAACCGCTGAAGACAATAATAATGAGGCCATTTATGATGAAGTCAATGCGTTGCGTTGTGTCTAAAATACCCtcccagcaggtggtcatcgTAAGAATCGACGTAACTGCGAAGGTGGGATTTCAACAATTGTCCGGTGTGCTAAGAAAACAGTGTTTCCCAACAGAGTGCATGTCGAATAAAGATAATCGTCTGATCGACTTACGACGACCTTCATAATCGCTTCCAGATTCACAGAttcaagaggaatcatcgacaccATCAGCTTGCGTGGTAAGAGTCACCCCTACTGACGCTTGAAGAGCAGGGCAAGATGAGAACTCTTAATTCAGCTCGCTACGTTCTGAAAAGGAACATTCTTCAATCGGATATCAGAacatctagagctgtttgagacatcgcgttcgactctgactactttgtgaaggaattctTGATCTGTACTCCAACATCCACGGAtttccctcactagagggatcacagccggttagtcgcgaggctacgtggcgcgttccgggtggcggatagggggctaatcgcggatcaaaagcgaccttgtgcttgcccagagacgcaggtggattcagggcatggactccctgtttctgctgagccaggactgactcatgacatttttgtatcccgcacgtcggtccggccaaaagcctgcaatcaagtgactggcaGTTGCAAGGAAGGCGG
Coding sequences within it:
- a CDS encoding hypothetical protein (NECATOR_CHRIV.G15004.T1), giving the protein MKTEMVLGNRLLLRLKIEVVVLMKCHEQQDPDRKGHFVDFVDRGKTQKFKFLVMGLVGPSLEDIRKKDLMKNYSKSTAMQCCIQTMTALRDLHGIGYLHRDIKPQNYAIGLGPRESTIYMLDFGIARKFTEGETKTVKLPRIKVHFLGTLRFAARACHKQIEQGRKDDLECWLYMCFDLFDDDKGLPWKRCERNEILPMKEQFFKLEHKSCYRIVPEDFKRLVEYINGLKYADEPDYVYLRNSLAAISKEERIDFSKPLDWAGITTRKKKEKGAKDESETSEDNRQEETGSGEKDDEKYKSQRSKKVKS